In Cynocephalus volans isolate mCynVol1 chromosome 13, mCynVol1.pri, whole genome shotgun sequence, a genomic segment contains:
- the MBD1 gene encoding methyl-CpG-binding domain protein 1 isoform X43 yields MAEDWLDCPALGPGWKRREVFRKSGATCGRSDTYYQSPTGDKIRSKVELTRYLGPACDLTLFDFKQGILCYPAPKAHSLVVPSKKRKKPSRPAKTRKRQVGSQKGEVKKDAPGDDTKADTDTAPASFPEPRCCENCGISFSGDGTRRQRLKTLCKDCRAQRIAFNREQRMFKRVGCGECAACQVTEDCGACPTCLLQLPRDVASGLFCKCERRRCLRIVERSRGCGVCRGCQTQEDCGRCQVCLRPPRPGLRRQWRCVQRRCLRGKHGRRRGGCDSKMAAQRRPRAQPLPPLPPSQPPEPTELKRLLPSVCSESEDGAGSPPPCPRRKRPGSARRPHLGPTLKPPLATRTTRPGCAKAPMKQEAGGGFVLPPPGTDLVFLREGASSPVQVPGPAASSKEALLQEAQCSGLSWVVALPQVKQEKADALEEWTPGTAILTSPVLLPGCPSKAVDPGLPPVKQEPPDPEEDKKENKDDAASESAPEEEAGGAGTPVITEIFSLGGTRFRDTAVWLPRAGSREGKMDVKCGRPRTHWSPRARAGTHEDGLEPMSVSHHLQLR; encoded by the exons ATGGCTGAGGACTGGCTGGACTGCCCAGCCCTGGGCCCTGGCTGGAAGCGCCGAGAGGTCTTTCGCAAGTCAGGGGCCACCTGCGGGCGCTCAGACACCTATTACCAGAG CCCCACAGGAGACAAGATCCGAAGCAAAGTTGAGTTGACCCGGTACCTGGGCCCTGCGTGTGACCTCACTCTCTTTGACTTCAAACAAGGCATCTTGTGCTATCCAGCCCCAAAG GCCCATTCCTTGGTCGTCCCCAGCAAGAAGCGAAAGAAGCCTTCGAGGCCAGCCAAGACACGGAAACGTCAGGTTGGATCCCAGAAGGGTGAGGTCAAGAAGGATGCGCCGGGGGATGATACCAAAGCTGACACTGACACAGCTCCAGCTTCATTCCCTGAGCCTAG GTGCTGTGAGAACTGTGGAATCAGCTTCTCAGGCGATGGTACCCGAAGGCAGCGGCTCAAGACATTGTGCAAGGACTGCCGAG cacAGAGAATTGCCTTCAACCGGGAGCAGAGGATGTTTAAG CGTGTGGGCTGTGGAGAGTGTGCAGCCTGCCAGGTAACTGAAGACTGTGGGgcctgccccacctgcctgctGCAGCTGCCCCGTGATGTAGCCTCGGGGCTATTCTGCAAGTGTGAGCGGAGACGCTGCCTCCGGATTGTGGAAAGG AGCCGAGGGTGCGGAGTGTGCCGGGGCTGTCAGACCCAAGAGGACTGTGGCCGTTGCCAAGTCTGCCTTCGCCCTCCCCGCCCTGGTCTCAGGCGTCAGTGGAGATGTGTCCAGCGGCGCTGCCTACGG GGTAAACATGGTCGCCGTAGGGGAGGCTGTGACTCCAAAATGGCTGCCCAACGACGTCCCCGAGCTCAGCCACTGCCTCCGCTTCCCCCATCACAGCCCCCAGAGCCCACAGAGCTG AAGCGGCTGCTGCCCAGTGTCTGTTCAGAGTCCGAAGATGGGGCAGGATCACCCCCACCTTGCCCTCGTCGAAAGAGGCCTGGCTCTGCTCGACGGCCCCATCTGGGCCCCACCCTGAAGCCCCCCTTGGCTACACGCACAACCCGACCAGGCTGTGCCAAGGCTCCAATGAAACAGGAAGCAGGTGGTGGCTTTGTGCTGCCCCCACCTGGCACCGACCTTGTGTTTTTACGGGAGGGCGCAAGTAGTCCTGTGCAGGTGCCAGGCCCTGCTGCATCTTCCAAAGAAGCCCTATTGCAG GAGGCCCAGTGCTCTGGCCTGAGTTGGGTTGTGGCCTTACCCCAGGTGAAGCAAGAGAAGGCGGATGCCCTGGAAGAGTGGACACCGGGCACAGCCATCCTGACTTCTCCTGTATTGCTGCCTGGCTGCCCTAGCAAG GCAGTAGACCCAGGCCTGCCACCTGTGAAGCAAGAGCCACCTGACCCTGAGGAGGATAAGAAGGAGAACAAGGATGACGCTGCCTCTGAATCGGCcccagaggaggaggcaggaggggctggCACGCCTGTG ATCACGGAGATTTTCAGCCTGGGTGGAACCCGCTTCCGGGACACAGCAGTCTGGTTGCCAAG GGCAGGCAGTCGGGAAGGGAAGATGGATGTAAAGTGTGGGAGACCAAGGACACATTGGAGCCCACGAGCACGAGCTGGAACCCACGAGGATGGCCTGGAACCCATGTCAGTCTCTCACCACCTCCAGCTTCGGTGA
- the MBD1 gene encoding methyl-CpG-binding domain protein 1 isoform X24, giving the protein MAEDWLDCPALGPGWKRREVFRKSGATCGRSDTYYQSPTGDKIRSKVELTRYLGPACDLTLFDFKQGILCYPAPKAHSLVVPSKKRKKPSRPAKTRKRQVGSQKGEVKKDAPGDDTKADTDTAPASFPEPRCCENCGISFSGDGTRRQRLKTLCKDCRAQRIAFNREQRMFKRVGCGECAACQVTEDCGACPTCLLQLPRDVASGLFCKCERRRCLRIVERSRGCGVCRGCQTQEDCGRCQVCLRPPRPGLRRQWRCVQRRCLRGKHGRRRGGCDSKMAAQRRPRAQPLPPLPPSQPPEPTELQPYTNRRQNRKCGDCAACLRRTDCGRCDFCCDKPKFGGSNQKRQKCRWRQCLQFAMKRLLPSVCSESEDGAGSPPPCPRRKRPGSARRPHLGPTLKPPLATRTTRPGCAKAPMKQEAGGGFVLPPPGTDLVFLREGASSPVQVPGPAASSKEALLQEAQCSGLSWVVALPQVKQEKADALEEWTPGTAILTSPVLLPGCPSKAVDPGLPPVKQEPPDPEEDKKENKDDAASESAPEEEAGGAGTPVITEIFSLGGTRFRDTAVWLPRAGSREGKMDVKCGRPRTHWSPRARAGTHEDGLEPMSVSHHLQLR; this is encoded by the exons ATGGCTGAGGACTGGCTGGACTGCCCAGCCCTGGGCCCTGGCTGGAAGCGCCGAGAGGTCTTTCGCAAGTCAGGGGCCACCTGCGGGCGCTCAGACACCTATTACCAGAG CCCCACAGGAGACAAGATCCGAAGCAAAGTTGAGTTGACCCGGTACCTGGGCCCTGCGTGTGACCTCACTCTCTTTGACTTCAAACAAGGCATCTTGTGCTATCCAGCCCCAAAG GCCCATTCCTTGGTCGTCCCCAGCAAGAAGCGAAAGAAGCCTTCGAGGCCAGCCAAGACACGGAAACGTCAGGTTGGATCCCAGAAGGGTGAGGTCAAGAAGGATGCGCCGGGGGATGATACCAAAGCTGACACTGACACAGCTCCAGCTTCATTCCCTGAGCCTAG GTGCTGTGAGAACTGTGGAATCAGCTTCTCAGGCGATGGTACCCGAAGGCAGCGGCTCAAGACATTGTGCAAGGACTGCCGAG cacAGAGAATTGCCTTCAACCGGGAGCAGAGGATGTTTAAG CGTGTGGGCTGTGGAGAGTGTGCAGCCTGCCAGGTAACTGAAGACTGTGGGgcctgccccacctgcctgctGCAGCTGCCCCGTGATGTAGCCTCGGGGCTATTCTGCAAGTGTGAGCGGAGACGCTGCCTCCGGATTGTGGAAAGG AGCCGAGGGTGCGGAGTGTGCCGGGGCTGTCAGACCCAAGAGGACTGTGGCCGTTGCCAAGTCTGCCTTCGCCCTCCCCGCCCTGGTCTCAGGCGTCAGTGGAGATGTGTCCAGCGGCGCTGCCTACGG GGTAAACATGGTCGCCGTAGGGGAGGCTGTGACTCCAAAATGGCTGCCCAACGACGTCCCCGAGCTCAGCCACTGCCTCCGCTTCCCCCATCACAGCCCCCAGAGCCCACAGAGCTG CAGCCCTACACGAACCGCCGGCAGAACCGCAAGTGCGGGGACTGTGCAGCCTGCCTACGGCGGACGGACTGTGGCCGCTGCGACTTCTGCTGCGACAAGCCCAAATTCGGGGGCAGCAACCAGAAGCGCCAGAAGTGTCGTTGGCGCCAGTGCCTGCAGTTTGCCATG AAGCGGCTGCTGCCCAGTGTCTGTTCAGAGTCCGAAGATGGGGCAGGATCACCCCCACCTTGCCCTCGTCGAAAGAGGCCTGGCTCTGCTCGACGGCCCCATCTGGGCCCCACCCTGAAGCCCCCCTTGGCTACACGCACAACCCGACCAGGCTGTGCCAAGGCTCCAATGAAACAGGAAGCAGGTGGTGGCTTTGTGCTGCCCCCACCTGGCACCGACCTTGTGTTTTTACGGGAGGGCGCAAGTAGTCCTGTGCAGGTGCCAGGCCCTGCTGCATCTTCCAAAGAAGCCCTATTGCAG GAGGCCCAGTGCTCTGGCCTGAGTTGGGTTGTGGCCTTACCCCAGGTGAAGCAAGAGAAGGCGGATGCCCTGGAAGAGTGGACACCGGGCACAGCCATCCTGACTTCTCCTGTATTGCTGCCTGGCTGCCCTAGCAAG GCAGTAGACCCAGGCCTGCCACCTGTGAAGCAAGAGCCACCTGACCCTGAGGAGGATAAGAAGGAGAACAAGGATGACGCTGCCTCTGAATCGGCcccagaggaggaggcaggaggggctggCACGCCTGTG ATCACGGAGATTTTCAGCCTGGGTGGAACCCGCTTCCGGGACACAGCAGTCTGGTTGCCAAG GGCAGGCAGTCGGGAAGGGAAGATGGATGTAAAGTGTGGGAGACCAAGGACACATTGGAGCCCACGAGCACGAGCTGGAACCCACGAGGATGGCCTGGAACCCATGTCAGTCTCTCACCACCTCCAGCTTCGGTGA
- the MBD1 gene encoding methyl-CpG-binding domain protein 1 isoform X38, whose translation MAEDWLDCPALGPGWKRREVFRKSGATCGRSDTYYQSPTGDKIRSKVELTRYLGPACDLTLFDFKQGILCYPAPKAHSLVVPSKKRKKPSRPAKTRKRQVGSQKGEVKKDAPGDDTKADTDTAPASFPEPRCCENCGISFSGDGTRRQRLKTLCKDCRAQRIAFNREQRMFKRVGCGECAACQVTEDCGACPTCLLQLPRDVASGLFCKCERRRCLRIVERSRGCGVCRGCQTQEDCGRCQVCLRPPRPGLRRQWRCVQRRCLRGKHGRRRGGCDSKMAAQRRPRAQPLPPLPPSQPPEPTELHPRVLAPSPPAEFIYYCVDEDELKRLLPSVCSESEDGAGSPPPCPRRKRPGSARRPHLGPTLKPPLATRTTRPGCAKAPMKQEAGGGFVLPPPGTDLVFLREGASSPVQVPGPAASSKEALLQEAQCSGLSWVVALPQVKQEKADALEEWTPGTAILTSPVLLPGCPSKAVDPGLPPVKQEPPDPEEDKKENKDDAASESAPEEEAGGAGTPVITEIFSLGGTRFRDTAVWLPRAGSREGKMDVKCGRPRTHWSPRARAGTHEDGLEPMSVSHHLQLR comes from the exons ATGGCTGAGGACTGGCTGGACTGCCCAGCCCTGGGCCCTGGCTGGAAGCGCCGAGAGGTCTTTCGCAAGTCAGGGGCCACCTGCGGGCGCTCAGACACCTATTACCAGAG CCCCACAGGAGACAAGATCCGAAGCAAAGTTGAGTTGACCCGGTACCTGGGCCCTGCGTGTGACCTCACTCTCTTTGACTTCAAACAAGGCATCTTGTGCTATCCAGCCCCAAAG GCCCATTCCTTGGTCGTCCCCAGCAAGAAGCGAAAGAAGCCTTCGAGGCCAGCCAAGACACGGAAACGTCAGGTTGGATCCCAGAAGGGTGAGGTCAAGAAGGATGCGCCGGGGGATGATACCAAAGCTGACACTGACACAGCTCCAGCTTCATTCCCTGAGCCTAG GTGCTGTGAGAACTGTGGAATCAGCTTCTCAGGCGATGGTACCCGAAGGCAGCGGCTCAAGACATTGTGCAAGGACTGCCGAG cacAGAGAATTGCCTTCAACCGGGAGCAGAGGATGTTTAAG CGTGTGGGCTGTGGAGAGTGTGCAGCCTGCCAGGTAACTGAAGACTGTGGGgcctgccccacctgcctgctGCAGCTGCCCCGTGATGTAGCCTCGGGGCTATTCTGCAAGTGTGAGCGGAGACGCTGCCTCCGGATTGTGGAAAGG AGCCGAGGGTGCGGAGTGTGCCGGGGCTGTCAGACCCAAGAGGACTGTGGCCGTTGCCAAGTCTGCCTTCGCCCTCCCCGCCCTGGTCTCAGGCGTCAGTGGAGATGTGTCCAGCGGCGCTGCCTACGG GGTAAACATGGTCGCCGTAGGGGAGGCTGTGACTCCAAAATGGCTGCCCAACGACGTCCCCGAGCTCAGCCACTGCCTCCGCTTCCCCCATCACAGCCCCCAGAGCCCACAGAGCTG CACCCCAGAGTCCTGGCCCCCTCGCCACCTGCTGAGTTCATCTATTACTGTGTAGACGAGGACGAGCTA AAGCGGCTGCTGCCCAGTGTCTGTTCAGAGTCCGAAGATGGGGCAGGATCACCCCCACCTTGCCCTCGTCGAAAGAGGCCTGGCTCTGCTCGACGGCCCCATCTGGGCCCCACCCTGAAGCCCCCCTTGGCTACACGCACAACCCGACCAGGCTGTGCCAAGGCTCCAATGAAACAGGAAGCAGGTGGTGGCTTTGTGCTGCCCCCACCTGGCACCGACCTTGTGTTTTTACGGGAGGGCGCAAGTAGTCCTGTGCAGGTGCCAGGCCCTGCTGCATCTTCCAAAGAAGCCCTATTGCAG GAGGCCCAGTGCTCTGGCCTGAGTTGGGTTGTGGCCTTACCCCAGGTGAAGCAAGAGAAGGCGGATGCCCTGGAAGAGTGGACACCGGGCACAGCCATCCTGACTTCTCCTGTATTGCTGCCTGGCTGCCCTAGCAAG GCAGTAGACCCAGGCCTGCCACCTGTGAAGCAAGAGCCACCTGACCCTGAGGAGGATAAGAAGGAGAACAAGGATGACGCTGCCTCTGAATCGGCcccagaggaggaggcaggaggggctggCACGCCTGTG ATCACGGAGATTTTCAGCCTGGGTGGAACCCGCTTCCGGGACACAGCAGTCTGGTTGCCAAG GGCAGGCAGTCGGGAAGGGAAGATGGATGTAAAGTGTGGGAGACCAAGGACACATTGGAGCCCACGAGCACGAGCTGGAACCCACGAGGATGGCCTGGAACCCATGTCAGTCTCTCACCACCTCCAGCTTCGGTGA
- the MBD1 gene encoding methyl-CpG-binding domain protein 1 isoform X6 → MAEDWLDCPALGPGWKRREVFRKSGATCGRSDTYYQSPTGDKIRSKVELTRYLGPACDLTLFDFKQGILCYPAPKAHSLVVPSKKRKKPSRPAKTRKRQVGSQKGEVKKDAPGDDTKADTDTAPASFPEPRCCENCGISFSGDGTRRQRLKTLCKDCRAQRIAFNREQRMFKRVGCGECAACQVTEDCGACPTCLLQLPRDVASGLFCKCERRRCLRIVERSRGCGVCRGCQTQEDCGRCQVCLRPPRPGLRRQWRCVQRRCLRHLARRLRRRHQRCQRRPPLAVAPPAGKHGRRRGGCDSKMAAQRRPRAQPLPPLPPSQPPEPTELHPRVLAPSPPAEFIYYCVDEDELQPYTNRRQNRKCGDCAACLRRTDCGRCDFCCDKPKFGGSNQKRQKCRWRQCLQFAMKRLLPSVCSESEDGAGSPPPCPRRKRPGSARRPHLGPTLKPPLATRTTRPGCAKAPMKQEAGGGFVLPPPGTDLVFLREGASSPVQVPGPAASSKEALLQEAQCSGLSWVVALPQVKQEKADALEEWTPGTAILTSPVLLPGCPSKAVDPGLPPVKQEPPDPEEDKKENKDDAASESAPEEEAGGAGTPVITEIFSLGGTRFRDTAVWLPRAGSREGKMDVKCGRPRTHWSPRARAGTHEDGLEPMSVSHHLQLR, encoded by the exons ATGGCTGAGGACTGGCTGGACTGCCCAGCCCTGGGCCCTGGCTGGAAGCGCCGAGAGGTCTTTCGCAAGTCAGGGGCCACCTGCGGGCGCTCAGACACCTATTACCAGAG CCCCACAGGAGACAAGATCCGAAGCAAAGTTGAGTTGACCCGGTACCTGGGCCCTGCGTGTGACCTCACTCTCTTTGACTTCAAACAAGGCATCTTGTGCTATCCAGCCCCAAAG GCCCATTCCTTGGTCGTCCCCAGCAAGAAGCGAAAGAAGCCTTCGAGGCCAGCCAAGACACGGAAACGTCAGGTTGGATCCCAGAAGGGTGAGGTCAAGAAGGATGCGCCGGGGGATGATACCAAAGCTGACACTGACACAGCTCCAGCTTCATTCCCTGAGCCTAG GTGCTGTGAGAACTGTGGAATCAGCTTCTCAGGCGATGGTACCCGAAGGCAGCGGCTCAAGACATTGTGCAAGGACTGCCGAG cacAGAGAATTGCCTTCAACCGGGAGCAGAGGATGTTTAAG CGTGTGGGCTGTGGAGAGTGTGCAGCCTGCCAGGTAACTGAAGACTGTGGGgcctgccccacctgcctgctGCAGCTGCCCCGTGATGTAGCCTCGGGGCTATTCTGCAAGTGTGAGCGGAGACGCTGCCTCCGGATTGTGGAAAGG AGCCGAGGGTGCGGAGTGTGCCGGGGCTGTCAGACCCAAGAGGACTGTGGCCGTTGCCAAGTCTGCCTTCGCCCTCCCCGCCCTGGTCTCAGGCGTCAGTGGAGATGTGTCCAGCGGCGCTGCCTACGG CACCTTGCTCGCCGACTTCGTCGCCGCCATCAGCGATGTCAGCGACGCCCTCCCCTGGCTGTGGCTCCCCCTGCT GGTAAACATGGTCGCCGTAGGGGAGGCTGTGACTCCAAAATGGCTGCCCAACGACGTCCCCGAGCTCAGCCACTGCCTCCGCTTCCCCCATCACAGCCCCCAGAGCCCACAGAGCTG CACCCCAGAGTCCTGGCCCCCTCGCCACCTGCTGAGTTCATCTATTACTGTGTAGACGAGGACGAGCTA CAGCCCTACACGAACCGCCGGCAGAACCGCAAGTGCGGGGACTGTGCAGCCTGCCTACGGCGGACGGACTGTGGCCGCTGCGACTTCTGCTGCGACAAGCCCAAATTCGGGGGCAGCAACCAGAAGCGCCAGAAGTGTCGTTGGCGCCAGTGCCTGCAGTTTGCCATG AAGCGGCTGCTGCCCAGTGTCTGTTCAGAGTCCGAAGATGGGGCAGGATCACCCCCACCTTGCCCTCGTCGAAAGAGGCCTGGCTCTGCTCGACGGCCCCATCTGGGCCCCACCCTGAAGCCCCCCTTGGCTACACGCACAACCCGACCAGGCTGTGCCAAGGCTCCAATGAAACAGGAAGCAGGTGGTGGCTTTGTGCTGCCCCCACCTGGCACCGACCTTGTGTTTTTACGGGAGGGCGCAAGTAGTCCTGTGCAGGTGCCAGGCCCTGCTGCATCTTCCAAAGAAGCCCTATTGCAG GAGGCCCAGTGCTCTGGCCTGAGTTGGGTTGTGGCCTTACCCCAGGTGAAGCAAGAGAAGGCGGATGCCCTGGAAGAGTGGACACCGGGCACAGCCATCCTGACTTCTCCTGTATTGCTGCCTGGCTGCCCTAGCAAG GCAGTAGACCCAGGCCTGCCACCTGTGAAGCAAGAGCCACCTGACCCTGAGGAGGATAAGAAGGAGAACAAGGATGACGCTGCCTCTGAATCGGCcccagaggaggaggcaggaggggctggCACGCCTGTG ATCACGGAGATTTTCAGCCTGGGTGGAACCCGCTTCCGGGACACAGCAGTCTGGTTGCCAAG GGCAGGCAGTCGGGAAGGGAAGATGGATGTAAAGTGTGGGAGACCAAGGACACATTGGAGCCCACGAGCACGAGCTGGAACCCACGAGGATGGCCTGGAACCCATGTCAGTCTCTCACCACCTCCAGCTTCGGTGA
- the MBD1 gene encoding methyl-CpG-binding domain protein 1 isoform X14, producing MAEDWLDCPALGPGWKRREVFRKSGATCGRSDTYYQSPTGDKIRSKVELTRYLGPACDLTLFDFKQGILCYPAPKAHSLVVPSKKRKKPSRPAKTRKRQVGSQKGEVKKDAPGDDTKADTDTAPASFPEPRCCENCGISFSGDGTRRQRLKTLCKDCRAQRIAFNREQRMFKRVGCGECAACQVTEDCGACPTCLLQLPRDVASGLFCKCERRRCLRIVERSRGCGVCRGCQTQEDCGRCQVCLRPPRPGLRRQWRCVQRRCLRGKHGRRRGGCDSKMAAQRRPRAQPLPPLPPSQPPEPTELHPRVLAPSPPAEFIYYCVDEDELPYTNRRQNRKCGDCAACLRRTDCGRCDFCCDKPKFGGSNQKRQKCRWRQCLQFAMKRLLPSVCSESEDGAGSPPPCPRRKRPGSARRPHLGPTLKPPLATRTTRPGCAKAPMKQEAGGGFVLPPPGTDLVFLREGASSPVQVPGPAASSKEALLQEAQCSGLSWVVALPQVKQEKADALEEWTPGTAILTSPVLLPGCPSKAVDPGLPPVKQEPPDPEEDKKENKDDAASESAPEEEAGGAGTPVITEIFSLGGTRFRDTAVWLPRAGSREGKMDVKCGRPRTHWSPRARAGTHEDGLEPMSVSHHLQLR from the exons ATGGCTGAGGACTGGCTGGACTGCCCAGCCCTGGGCCCTGGCTGGAAGCGCCGAGAGGTCTTTCGCAAGTCAGGGGCCACCTGCGGGCGCTCAGACACCTATTACCAGAG CCCCACAGGAGACAAGATCCGAAGCAAAGTTGAGTTGACCCGGTACCTGGGCCCTGCGTGTGACCTCACTCTCTTTGACTTCAAACAAGGCATCTTGTGCTATCCAGCCCCAAAG GCCCATTCCTTGGTCGTCCCCAGCAAGAAGCGAAAGAAGCCTTCGAGGCCAGCCAAGACACGGAAACGTCAGGTTGGATCCCAGAAGGGTGAGGTCAAGAAGGATGCGCCGGGGGATGATACCAAAGCTGACACTGACACAGCTCCAGCTTCATTCCCTGAGCCTAG GTGCTGTGAGAACTGTGGAATCAGCTTCTCAGGCGATGGTACCCGAAGGCAGCGGCTCAAGACATTGTGCAAGGACTGCCGAG cacAGAGAATTGCCTTCAACCGGGAGCAGAGGATGTTTAAG CGTGTGGGCTGTGGAGAGTGTGCAGCCTGCCAGGTAACTGAAGACTGTGGGgcctgccccacctgcctgctGCAGCTGCCCCGTGATGTAGCCTCGGGGCTATTCTGCAAGTGTGAGCGGAGACGCTGCCTCCGGATTGTGGAAAGG AGCCGAGGGTGCGGAGTGTGCCGGGGCTGTCAGACCCAAGAGGACTGTGGCCGTTGCCAAGTCTGCCTTCGCCCTCCCCGCCCTGGTCTCAGGCGTCAGTGGAGATGTGTCCAGCGGCGCTGCCTACGG GGTAAACATGGTCGCCGTAGGGGAGGCTGTGACTCCAAAATGGCTGCCCAACGACGTCCCCGAGCTCAGCCACTGCCTCCGCTTCCCCCATCACAGCCCCCAGAGCCCACAGAGCTG CACCCCAGAGTCCTGGCCCCCTCGCCACCTGCTGAGTTCATCTATTACTGTGTAGACGAGGACGAGCTA CCCTACACGAACCGCCGGCAGAACCGCAAGTGCGGGGACTGTGCAGCCTGCCTACGGCGGACGGACTGTGGCCGCTGCGACTTCTGCTGCGACAAGCCCAAATTCGGGGGCAGCAACCAGAAGCGCCAGAAGTGTCGTTGGCGCCAGTGCCTGCAGTTTGCCATG AAGCGGCTGCTGCCCAGTGTCTGTTCAGAGTCCGAAGATGGGGCAGGATCACCCCCACCTTGCCCTCGTCGAAAGAGGCCTGGCTCTGCTCGACGGCCCCATCTGGGCCCCACCCTGAAGCCCCCCTTGGCTACACGCACAACCCGACCAGGCTGTGCCAAGGCTCCAATGAAACAGGAAGCAGGTGGTGGCTTTGTGCTGCCCCCACCTGGCACCGACCTTGTGTTTTTACGGGAGGGCGCAAGTAGTCCTGTGCAGGTGCCAGGCCCTGCTGCATCTTCCAAAGAAGCCCTATTGCAG GAGGCCCAGTGCTCTGGCCTGAGTTGGGTTGTGGCCTTACCCCAGGTGAAGCAAGAGAAGGCGGATGCCCTGGAAGAGTGGACACCGGGCACAGCCATCCTGACTTCTCCTGTATTGCTGCCTGGCTGCCCTAGCAAG GCAGTAGACCCAGGCCTGCCACCTGTGAAGCAAGAGCCACCTGACCCTGAGGAGGATAAGAAGGAGAACAAGGATGACGCTGCCTCTGAATCGGCcccagaggaggaggcaggaggggctggCACGCCTGTG ATCACGGAGATTTTCAGCCTGGGTGGAACCCGCTTCCGGGACACAGCAGTCTGGTTGCCAAG GGCAGGCAGTCGGGAAGGGAAGATGGATGTAAAGTGTGGGAGACCAAGGACACATTGGAGCCCACGAGCACGAGCTGGAACCCACGAGGATGGCCTGGAACCCATGTCAGTCTCTCACCACCTCCAGCTTCGGTGA
- the MBD1 gene encoding methyl-CpG-binding domain protein 1 isoform X41 → MAEDWLDCPALGPGWKRREVFRKSGATCGRSDTYYQSPTGDKIRSKVELTRYLGPACDLTLFDFKQGILCYPAPKAHSLVVPSKKRKKPSRPAKTRKRQVGSQKGEVKKDAPGDDTKADTDTAPASFPEPRCCENCGISFSGDGTRRQRLKTLCKDCRAQRIAFNREQRMFKRVGCGECAACQVTEDCGACPTCLLQLPRDVASGLFCKCERRRCLRIVERSRGCGVCRGCQTQEDCGRCQVCLRPPRPGLRRQWRCVQRRCLRGKHGRRRGGCDSKMAAQRRPRAQPLPPLPPSQPPEPTELHPRVLAPSPPAEFIYYCVDEDELKRLLPSVCSESEDGAGSPPPCPRRKRPGSARRPHLGPTLKPPLATRTTRPGCAKAPMKQEAGGGFVLPPPGTDLVFLREGASSPVQVPGPAASSKEALLQVKQEKADALEEWTPGTAILTSPVLLPGCPSKAVDPGLPPVKQEPPDPEEDKKENKDDAASESAPEEEAGGAGTPVITEIFSLGGTRFRDTAVWLPRAGSREGKMDVKCGRPRTHWSPRARAGTHEDGLEPMSVSHHLQLR, encoded by the exons ATGGCTGAGGACTGGCTGGACTGCCCAGCCCTGGGCCCTGGCTGGAAGCGCCGAGAGGTCTTTCGCAAGTCAGGGGCCACCTGCGGGCGCTCAGACACCTATTACCAGAG CCCCACAGGAGACAAGATCCGAAGCAAAGTTGAGTTGACCCGGTACCTGGGCCCTGCGTGTGACCTCACTCTCTTTGACTTCAAACAAGGCATCTTGTGCTATCCAGCCCCAAAG GCCCATTCCTTGGTCGTCCCCAGCAAGAAGCGAAAGAAGCCTTCGAGGCCAGCCAAGACACGGAAACGTCAGGTTGGATCCCAGAAGGGTGAGGTCAAGAAGGATGCGCCGGGGGATGATACCAAAGCTGACACTGACACAGCTCCAGCTTCATTCCCTGAGCCTAG GTGCTGTGAGAACTGTGGAATCAGCTTCTCAGGCGATGGTACCCGAAGGCAGCGGCTCAAGACATTGTGCAAGGACTGCCGAG cacAGAGAATTGCCTTCAACCGGGAGCAGAGGATGTTTAAG CGTGTGGGCTGTGGAGAGTGTGCAGCCTGCCAGGTAACTGAAGACTGTGGGgcctgccccacctgcctgctGCAGCTGCCCCGTGATGTAGCCTCGGGGCTATTCTGCAAGTGTGAGCGGAGACGCTGCCTCCGGATTGTGGAAAGG AGCCGAGGGTGCGGAGTGTGCCGGGGCTGTCAGACCCAAGAGGACTGTGGCCGTTGCCAAGTCTGCCTTCGCCCTCCCCGCCCTGGTCTCAGGCGTCAGTGGAGATGTGTCCAGCGGCGCTGCCTACGG GGTAAACATGGTCGCCGTAGGGGAGGCTGTGACTCCAAAATGGCTGCCCAACGACGTCCCCGAGCTCAGCCACTGCCTCCGCTTCCCCCATCACAGCCCCCAGAGCCCACAGAGCTG CACCCCAGAGTCCTGGCCCCCTCGCCACCTGCTGAGTTCATCTATTACTGTGTAGACGAGGACGAGCTA AAGCGGCTGCTGCCCAGTGTCTGTTCAGAGTCCGAAGATGGGGCAGGATCACCCCCACCTTGCCCTCGTCGAAAGAGGCCTGGCTCTGCTCGACGGCCCCATCTGGGCCCCACCCTGAAGCCCCCCTTGGCTACACGCACAACCCGACCAGGCTGTGCCAAGGCTCCAATGAAACAGGAAGCAGGTGGTGGCTTTGTGCTGCCCCCACCTGGCACCGACCTTGTGTTTTTACGGGAGGGCGCAAGTAGTCCTGTGCAGGTGCCAGGCCCTGCTGCATCTTCCAAAGAAGCCCTATTGCAG GTGAAGCAAGAGAAGGCGGATGCCCTGGAAGAGTGGACACCGGGCACAGCCATCCTGACTTCTCCTGTATTGCTGCCTGGCTGCCCTAGCAAG GCAGTAGACCCAGGCCTGCCACCTGTGAAGCAAGAGCCACCTGACCCTGAGGAGGATAAGAAGGAGAACAAGGATGACGCTGCCTCTGAATCGGCcccagaggaggaggcaggaggggctggCACGCCTGTG ATCACGGAGATTTTCAGCCTGGGTGGAACCCGCTTCCGGGACACAGCAGTCTGGTTGCCAAG GGCAGGCAGTCGGGAAGGGAAGATGGATGTAAAGTGTGGGAGACCAAGGACACATTGGAGCCCACGAGCACGAGCTGGAACCCACGAGGATGGCCTGGAACCCATGTCAGTCTCTCACCACCTCCAGCTTCGGTGA